In one window of Thalassococcus arenae DNA:
- a CDS encoding biotin transporter BioY has translation MSETVNRNVLAEMFGASEGTALRLKQAALVVLGIAALAVAAKIKVPMWPVPITMGTFAVLTIGAAYGPRLGLATILGYMIVGALGFDVFAGSSAEKYGLTYMMGGTGGYLVGYVLATLALGLAARRGWDRSVIWMAAAMLLGNVLIYAPGLLWLGQLYGWDKPILQWGLTPFLIGDAIKLALAALLLPAAWKLVGRARG, from the coding sequence ATGTCCGAGACAGTGAACCGCAACGTTCTGGCCGAGATGTTCGGCGCCTCCGAAGGCACCGCGCTGCGCCTCAAGCAGGCCGCGTTGGTCGTGCTGGGCATCGCCGCGCTGGCGGTGGCCGCCAAGATCAAGGTGCCGATGTGGCCGGTGCCGATCACCATGGGCACCTTCGCTGTGCTGACCATCGGCGCCGCCTATGGCCCGCGCCTGGGCCTGGCGACGATCCTGGGATACATGATCGTGGGTGCCTTGGGCTTTGACGTCTTCGCGGGGTCTTCGGCCGAAAAATACGGGCTGACCTACATGATGGGCGGAACCGGAGGCTACCTGGTCGGCTACGTGCTGGCCACGCTGGCGCTTGGGCTGGCCGCGCGCCGTGGCTGGGACCGGTCGGTGATCTGGATGGCTGCGGCGATGCTGCTGGGCAACGTGCTGATCTACGCGCCGGGCCTGTTGTGGCTGGGCCAGCTTTACGGCTGGGACAAGCCGATCCTGCAATGGGGCCTGACACCCTTCCTGATCGGTGACGCGATCAAGCTGGCCTTGGCGGCACTGCTGCTGCCGGCGGCCTGGAAACTGGTGGGCCGCGCCCGCGGCTGA
- a CDS encoding bifunctional alpha/beta hydrolase/OsmC family protein, with protein sequence MPTERLTFPGHTGDKLAARLDRPEGPHLATALFAHCFTCGKDIAAARRIAGRLAAMGIAVLRFDFTGLGHSQGEFANTTFTSNADDLAAAADYLAGRGMAPDLLIGHSLGGAAVLRVAARIPTARAVVTLGAPFDPGHVTHNFGDALDDIREQGRADVDLGGRPITLSRAFVEDVEAENLAPAIGSLKKALLVLHAPRDAVVDISNATHIFTAAKHPKSFVTLDDADHLVSRARDAEYAAEVIAAWAGRYLDLRSPAPPVGAPEGVVRVSEADPAGFLQDIQNGPHHHAVADEPEAYGGSNRGMSPYGFVAAGLGACTSMTLRMYARRKGWPVETISVDVTHDKVHAQDAETPKETRIDRFVRKITITGDLDAGQRDRLLEIADKCPVHRTLEKGARIETELV encoded by the coding sequence ATGCCGACCGAACGCCTCACCTTCCCCGGACATACGGGCGACAAGCTTGCCGCCCGGCTCGACCGGCCCGAAGGTCCGCACCTGGCCACTGCGCTTTTCGCGCATTGCTTCACTTGCGGCAAGGACATCGCCGCGGCGCGCCGCATCGCCGGGCGGCTGGCGGCGATGGGCATCGCGGTCTTGCGCTTCGATTTCACCGGGCTGGGTCACAGCCAGGGCGAATTCGCCAACACGACCTTCACCTCGAACGCCGACGATCTGGCCGCCGCCGCGGACTACCTCGCCGGCCGCGGCATGGCCCCCGACCTGCTGATCGGCCATTCGCTGGGCGGTGCTGCGGTGCTGCGGGTCGCGGCCCGCATTCCGACGGCGCGCGCCGTCGTCACGCTGGGCGCGCCCTTCGACCCCGGCCATGTCACCCACAATTTCGGCGACGCGCTCGACGACATCCGGGAACAGGGCCGCGCCGATGTCGATCTGGGAGGCCGCCCGATCACCCTGAGCCGCGCTTTCGTCGAGGATGTCGAGGCCGAAAACCTCGCGCCCGCCATCGGATCGCTCAAGAAAGCGCTGCTGGTGCTGCACGCGCCGCGTGACGCGGTGGTCGACATCTCGAACGCCACGCATATCTTCACCGCCGCCAAACATCCGAAAAGCTTCGTCACGCTGGACGACGCCGACCACCTTGTCTCGCGCGCCCGGGATGCCGAATACGCCGCCGAGGTGATCGCCGCCTGGGCCGGACGCTATCTGGACCTGCGCTCGCCTGCCCCGCCCGTGGGGGCGCCCGAGGGCGTGGTGCGCGTTTCCGAGGCCGATCCCGCCGGCTTCCTGCAGGACATCCAGAACGGGCCGCACCACCACGCCGTGGCGGACGAACCCGAAGCCTATGGCGGCAGCAATCGCGGCATGTCGCCCTACGGCTTCGTGGCCGCCGGCCTGGGGGCCTGCACCTCGATGACGCTGCGCATGTATGCCCGCCGCAAGGGCTGGCCGGTCGAGACCATCTCGGTCGATGTCACCCACGACAAGGTGCATGCCCAGGACGCCGAGACACCCAAGGAAACCCGGATCGACCGGTTCGTCCGCAAGATCACGATTACCGGCGATCTCGACGCCGGGCAACGTGACCGGCTGCTGGAAATCGCCGACAAATGCCCGGTGCACCGGACGCTGGAAAAGGGCGCGCGGATCGAAACCGAACTGGTCTGA
- a CDS encoding endonuclease/exonuclease/phosphatase family protein: MRGLVIIVAALLGGLLAGSFAGALHPAGDSLAVFRLPIAVLFALVVTWSDWPRRLRWPLAALALVPVAQILALKAEAGPEGIVTVYQRNLLFKNTEIEAIAADIAEHLPDVITLQEVSDHNAALLDRLAVSHPHRVFCRFTGWSGMAVLSRYPAETEICSDGRGLAGLKVTLPEGPVWVLSLHLHWPWPHGQSGQRDALLPVLAGLDAPVILGGDFNMVPWSHNLRAIARTTQTRRAGPLAPTLVIRGVPLPIDHVLAPGGGRVQVLPRLGSDHLGLLARVSVMP, translated from the coding sequence ATGCGCGGTTTGGTGATTATTGTTGCAGCGCTGCTGGGTGGGTTGCTGGCGGGCAGTTTCGCCGGCGCGCTGCATCCGGCCGGCGACAGCCTGGCGGTGTTCCGGTTGCCCATCGCGGTGCTGTTTGCGCTGGTGGTGACCTGGTCGGATTGGCCGCGGCGGCTGCGCTGGCCGCTGGCGGCTCTTGCCCTGGTGCCGGTGGCGCAGATCCTGGCGCTCAAGGCCGAGGCGGGGCCGGAGGGCATTGTCACCGTGTATCAGCGCAACCTGCTGTTCAAAAACACCGAGATCGAGGCCATCGCCGCCGATATCGCGGAGCATCTGCCCGATGTGATCACCCTGCAAGAGGTCTCGGACCACAACGCCGCCTTGTTGGATCGGCTGGCGGTCAGCCATCCGCACCGGGTGTTTTGCCGGTTCACCGGCTGGTCGGGGATGGCCGTCCTGTCGCGCTACCCGGCCGAGACCGAGATTTGTTCCGATGGACGCGGCCTGGCCGGGCTGAAGGTCACGCTGCCGGAAGGGCCGGTCTGGGTTCTGTCATTGCATCTGCACTGGCCCTGGCCGCATGGACAGTCGGGGCAGCGCGACGCGCTGCTGCCGGTCCTGGCCGGGCTTGACGCGCCGGTGATCCTTGGCGGCGATTTCAACATGGTGCCCTGGTCGCACAATTTGCGGGCCATTGCCCGAACCACGCAAACCAGACGCGCGGGTCCTCTGGCGCCGACGCTGGTCATACGCGGGGTGCCGCTGCCGATCGACCACGTTCTGGCGCCGGGCGGCGGACGCGTGCAGGTCTTGCCGCGCCTGGGGTCGGATCATTTAGGGCTGCTGGCCCGCGTGAGCGTAATGCCGTAA